From the genome of Pan troglodytes isolate AG18354 chromosome 16, NHGRI_mPanTro3-v2.0_pri, whole genome shotgun sequence:
TGTGGGGTAGGGAGGGCCGCCGCAGTCCCCAGGCACTACCTATGAAGCTCCGGCTTCTCCCTCCAtcttcctcccctttcctttccagcCCCTCTTTTCCAGGAACCTTGCCATGCCCACACCTACGCCCTCCCCTGCCCGGCCCTCCCACAGCTGCTGCAGCGCACCCATACTCTGCACTTGCCTCACCAGCTCTGGCTTTTCTCTAACCcgttttctctctgctttctctccaACTGCCAGCTGATCGGGTCAGGCAAGTCCATCCCGTCCTGAGAGCCCCAGGCCCCACTTCGACCTCTAAACAGATTCCTCCTCTTCTCAGAGACCTCTCTTTCCAAGCCTGCCTGGGTGGGTGTCCTGTGACTTGACAGTGGCTCCCCCAGCCCCAAAGCCAGCCCCCTTCATCTGTGACTTAGTCTGTTGTAGTGGTGAGCTGACACGTCCAGGTGTGACCGTTGCTGAAAACTTGTGCCCCCTCTGTGGTATGCCCCTGCCCTGTTCTATAAATAGCTAtaaattctctctctcacacaaacgcacacacacatatacatatatatacttggCCAACTGCCTCGCCTCTAGCACTGGGAATCAGTCCCCGTGCTGTGCTTGTGGAGTCTTGTAGCCCAGCAAGAGGAAGCTGTCTCCTGACATCGACCCTCCAAAGTGCACCACCTCCAGTGAGCTTCCGGGACATGCACGGCCTGTGGACAGCCAGCCCCCGCCATCCCTCCCGCCCTTCTGGCCAAGCATGGCGGCACTGTGCAGGCAGCCGTGTGGCCTGACAGTCTCTACCAGTCCTGCTGTCCCTCGGCTGAGAAACCCATTTCTGGATGACAGAGAATGTGTCCTCTGCTGGCTGTGTTCTCTATGGAGCTCAGGGGATGGAAAAGGCCAAGTCATTTTTAGGGTGTTGTTGGGAGCAGTGAAAAGGTCACACCCTTTTCAAGGGACACTTTTCCTGGAAAGTCCCTGGAGCTTAGCTGGCTCTTACCCTGTGAAGCCGGCTCCGGCAACTAGGGCACAGGGCCCTGAACTCAGCCTGGAGGGAACCTGCGGGGCAGCCGGCACTCTGGAGGGACAGACAGGCCACCCGGTGCAgacaggagagggaggcagggggacAGAACGGAAGACACCTGGGGTGGATGGAAGTCAGTGACCTTGGGCACTGGTATCTGTCTTCCCTGCCACAGCTAGATCAGGCTTCTCAACCAGTTGGCTGTCAGGGCCAGAGTGTACTCCGTAGGCACCATGGCAGTCCCCATGAAATCCACCAGGTGTCACCAGGCAGCATACAGGTAACAGGCCTGGAAGGTCCCCAACAGCCCAGCTGGACATGCTGAGACACTCTGGGGCTCCTCATTCAGTGGGACAAACTGCAGGACCCAGTGAGGGAAACGGGAACATAACAGGCCGAGCAGTATGGCTAAATCCATTTATtccaaaatcaaaagcaaaaaaaaacaggAGTCCCATCACCAGGGAGCCATGACCCCATCCCCGCCTCCTTCCTCGCTCCTATGCTAGCAATAAATAAGTTTCCCAGCCGCGAATAATTATAAGAACCTCTTCCTCATATGCCAGCTGCAACCTCCGCTAGGTACGATACAGAATGTTACACAGCTACAGTATGTACACGGGGGAAGAGGGGCCACCCCCAGCAGCCTGTGCCCTGGCCTGGTCTACAGTTAACTCCACTGTCCCGCCTCAGCTGCCTCTCTGAGTAAGAAGATGGGAGCCCCCCTGAGGGAAAAGTTGCTTTGGTGAGAGTAAGAAGGCCGTCAGACCTCCTCCAAACAAACCAACTCCACCAACCTCTGGCTCTTAAATAACAAACATCATCATCCAGAAATGTAAGGACTCAGCCTTGGTCAAGGTGGTAAAGGGTCTGTTTGTCTCCCTCCATTAGACAAGGGTCTTGTCTTGCTACCCTAATGGTAAAGGGCTGACCGGGGAGGGGTTGTAGGGACATGGTGGGGGTGAAGACTCCAGACCCACTTCTCCAGGCTTATGCTGACAGGggcctgcttttatttatttttatttttatcccatgACTTTTTTTAAATCCTGTAACTTCTTTTtcgtaactttttaaaataacttttcataaaactttttttttaactttttttccacAACTTTTTTTGCCACTTTTCCACGGTATTTTTTTATCCTGTAACTTTTTCATCCCACAACTTtaatttctgtaacttttttAGTTTGTGTTCTTTTAATAAACACACTTACATAGTTACAATTTTGTAAGAATAAAAACCGATTACCTCATGCCAAGCATGCCGAGAATTTGCAGAGTCTCAATACCCAATACTATAGTTTTCAAGACACACAAAATTTTTAGGCAAAACAGCACCTTGAAacaatttaataatgtattacatTATAGTAGCATCACAGAAGCAGTCAATAATGCCACTTTAGACAAAAATCAGTATTTCCATTATGCATTATGTGTATAAGAATTCATAGATCGGTAAAAGTCATTCTAAGAAAACTTGGCAAACACAGCTTTGGACTGGAATTGGCATTTCTTTGTCTACTTTTCCTTCCCCTAgattctttgttttaaactacagtattcatattttaaaatgttttaaattattttaagacgTTAATATAGCAGTTACATTTTTGAATAGTTATTTGAAAGTGACTAAGATAAAGTTTTAGAGAATCTATTATGGATAGGGTTGacttacattttcacattttctaaaaatcagcTTTGGTTTTAGAActgattgtttttcattttgggaAAACCTACCAGGTTTAatcaattactttaaaaataattatcatattTTGCAGTCTTTAAATAGGTGTTTTGATTCTTTACTCCCTACGGAAATTCAAATTTATTCAGTtgaagtcacattttaaaattctacgtTCCTGCTGAATTCTAACCTTCTAATGTTGCCTTCTAAGCAAATTAAAGGCTGCCTTATACTGAATGAGGTAGAGAACAAATACTTGGCTGAATGAGGTACTGCAAAAGACTGCATGCACTTTGAAGAAAGACTTGAGTTATTGTCATAGGATTTCCATTCTCTTTAGCTTTTTCTTAAACATATGACAAAATACCTACACAAAGAGTCGTATTTGAattaatatagtatatttatttttcagactgaCATTCATCTTAAATATGCCAGTATGTGATTTAATCCACAGGTACCTGATGAACACATTATTGTCAGATTGGTTACAGATGCTAAACGCTATCTGAAGGTCATTCCTAGTCATTTATACGTGTCAGGGTAAAAGTGAAGCGATTTGAAGTATAAAAAtacctttgaaataatttatcaatGTATTAGATAAGCTCAGTTTCAGAATGATAAACAAAAACTGTTAGACCAAATAACGTGGTTAATTAACAGTGGTACGATTTCTAGCCCGAGGGTTTAAAATGGAGTTAAAGTAAGTGTCTTTAAACTGAACTCAAAGAATGCAAAAGCGGCAAGTTCAGAAAAGCCAAGAACAGGACCTGTAGTCCATTTTAAGCCATAAATATTACACAAAATATGCCTCTAACTGAAACTGAGAggtataaaaacatatttcactCTTCGTAAAGAACTTTGTGAGGAAATATAACTCCGTGATTGTATAGACACTTTCCTCATGACTTTGACATTCACAAACAGTAGATTGCGCTGCAGTTTGTAAACATTTTACGTTGCATAAACTGCTCCTTGATTTTCAAATGTAGTATAATACTGTCTACTAAAATTCCTTCTTGTTTCAACTAAGTACTCTTACATATATTAGTTTATAataatgtttgttattatttttaaagtgttctcCATTCAAGGAAAAGAAGTAAATTCCTATGTCAGATGGTTGAAGACTAGCTATTAGCCAGAGAGGTCTAGATGGTAAAATCCATCTTCTAGCCTCAAATAAGCTCCATGAACATAGAGGAATGCCAGGTGTCACACAGCTTTCCTTCACTCGAATTCATTCTTGACTAGAGCCTGTATGCCTGTTCCAGGGACATTTAAACTCTTAAAGGATTTCTTCTGATCTTTACTAAATACATTAAGGAGAATGCCAACCAGTGCCCTTTTGTGTACTGGGACATGTAGTCATGTGATTAAAACAGGGAACATGAACtctgactttaaaatgtattgtagATATAAATGCTCTCAGCTAGAAAAGGTTTTCCACATCCACAGTCATGATGGCAGCCTTTCATTCCTCAGAAATAATCCCTTTTCAGGTCGTCAAAAAAGAGTACAACTGCCACAGCTCATGAGGTAGTATCTTCATGAGCCCAGAGCACATACAAATCCTAAGGGAACTACCGTAGTACAGTGCTCATTCTTGGCACCAGAACAAATGAAACATATTCTATCCTGCACACACCTGCCAGAGCAGGCCACTTTCCTCTTCTGGGAGATTTAAAAAGCTCCCCAAAATGTTATTACTCCCATCCCCAATACACAGAAAAAGGGGGAAAGGCTGTTTCCAGTGCTCCACCTTTAAACAACTGTAAATGTCAGTACTCACAGTGGCATATTACAAAGTAATAGACCGCGCACTTGAGGGCAAACCACATATTGAGCTAATGAAGAGCTCACTGTGATTAGGATTCGATCAAACATAACAGCAGAACATAAGGAAATTTTATCTGAATTCCGTAATGAATATACAGGCTGTACTAACATTAAAAAAGCATGGCAGCCTATCCCAAACCAGCAAGAACAGTTGTGTGCATACAGTGGGTCTTTGTGTGTTTGAACTCCCATCACATAAGGGCAAACTCGATATGCATGCTAACGTCCTATaattatcaaatttaaaaaatgctaaaggatgCCAGAGTGAACATGAGGGAAAGACCCACTCTCATTTAACTTTTTACAGataaatttaaactataaattagaaacacaaataaatttaaactataaattagaaacacaaataaatttaaactataaattagaaacacaaataaacataAGTGGCTCTAACAttcaaatgaaggaaatgaattgtgtaggatattaaccccttaaatgttttgtttttttttaaatttcttgaccCGCTCTTAGATGATGGTGATGTTTATCTCCCTGTTCTCGGCAGCCCGAAAAGAATGGCATGCAGCCTCTCCTGCTTCTCCTGCCGCCTCTCCTGTACCAACAGCTTCTCCACCCAAGCCTGGGTGCTCCTGGGGAGTCCTGCATTAGAGGAAGCAGCTGCTGGATCTGCTGTGCAGTGGGGTTGTCATGGGGGAGAACCCTCCCTGTCCTCTCCCGGTGCAGCCTCCATGCTATCAGTGAGGCTCAGCTCACTAAGATcttcagagagagggaggggggtgGGAATCTGAGCACAGTGCGAGCCTCCCCTGCTCCTGCCTGCCCACCCCGCCTGAGGGCTCTACTCACCACCCTGCTTGTCCGCACACCCAAGCTCCTGTGGGACTGGGGCTCAGGTACTGGTCTGGCTGCTGCTGCAGACTCGGAGCCTCTTGGCTCTTCAGCTCCACCTGCCGGAAGACCCTGGGCATGAGGACATGTGGTGGCTGGCTTCCAGATTCCTGGCCCATTAATAGGGTAGCGAGGGCACTGTGGGGCTCTGTGGCCTGCCCAGGCCCCTGGCCCCTTGCTCCAGGCCTAAGAGACTGGCTCCCTTGCCTAGAACCCCATGCCTCCTTCCCTAGCATCAAATCTCACGTCCTTTTTCCCAGCATTTAAACTGTAGGCCACAGACTGGTGGAAAAGCAGGCGGAGCCAACCACCATCTGCTAAGTGTGCTACATGCCTAATGTTTCCacgtattatctcatttaatcctcagcacCTCTGCAAGGAAAAGGCTAACTTCCTTTTGAAGTTAAAGAAACAGAGACTTAGAGATGCAAAGTAGTTGAATTATGACCAGTGGAACCGAGGCCGGAATCCAGTTTGAATCTAagaagtcttttttgtttttctgttttgttttgttttgaaagagtGTCACTCtttttcccaggctgcagtgcagtggtgcagtctcagctcactgcaaccttcacctcccgggctcaagtgattctcgtgtctcagcctcccgagtagctgggattacaggcatgcaccaccaggcccagctaattattattattattattattattattttttttttttttttttgagacggagtctcgctcagtcgcccaggctggagtgcagtggcgcgatctcggctcactgcaagctctgcctcccgggttcacgccattctcctgcctcagcctcccgagtagctgggactacaggcgcccgctaccacgcccggctaattttttgtatttttagtagagacggggtttcaccgtgttagccaggatggtctcgatctcctgaccttgtgatccgcccgcctcggcctcccaaagtgctgggattacaggcgtgagccaccgcgcccggcctattattattatttttaattttagtagagaggagctttcaccatgttggccatgttggtctcaaactcctgacctcaagtgattgtcctgcctcagactcccaaagtgctgggattgcaggcgtgagccaccacacccgacatAAGGAGCCTCTTATACCACTGTCTCTTCCTCTGTGATTGGGGGGCTCCATGCCTCTAGCTGGGATGATGATGTCCAGACCTGGGAGGACCCCAGGGCTACCCACCTCTAAAAGTCAGAGGGCAGGAAGCAAGAAACAGTCATAGGACTGCCCCGGAGGGTGCTGGGGTCACCTGTCCCCAGGCTGCAGCTGCCTGTGgcctggcacctcccctccccagaggctgGTGCCCGCCTCCCACATCTTCTTGGATGGGTCGGAGGTTACAGTCTCTTTCAGCTCACCCGACTTCTTCAGCTCCTTTACTTGCTGCTCCGGCTGCAGTGTGCTCTTGTTCTCGTTGTTCTGGACAGAGAGAAGCAATCAGTGGCCACCCACTAAAACTGGGGACCCCAGAACTTAGTGTCTGCCTCCCATGGCACCGGGAAGGGTGGAGGCAGGTTAGAAAAATATCCCCTCTCTCCCACAGCCATCAGAGCAGGGCTCTGGCTCACAGATGCCTTTAGAAGTACCATTTCATGTGAAGGCTACAatgccccattttacaggtggggaaacaaaGGCCTTGAGGGCTAGGGAAGAGGGCAGCCTCCCCAGGTGGGGCAACGCACCAGCTCCTCGAAGCCGCTGCGTGGCTCGGCCCGCTGCTCGTAGAGGGCTTCCCACCCCAGCTCCAGCATCCTCTCCAGCTCCCGCAGcctctcctgctcctcctgctgcctctcCTGTTCTAACAGCTTCTCCACCTCTTCCAGCAGCCTCTCCTGCCCTGGCAGCTTCTGTTCAcacagcctctcctcctgttcacgtagcctctcctcctgttcacacagcctctcctcctgttcatgtagcctctcctcctgttcacgtagcctctcctcctgttcacgtagcctctcctcctgttcacgtagcctctcctcctgttcacgtagcctctcctcctgttcacgtagcctctcctcctgtCTCCTGTTCAGGAGACTCAACATCTGATTGttttccacctcagcctggagCTGTCTTCCCACACTCTCTAGCTCCTTCCGTAGGTGGTTGGTCTCATCTTGTAGCTGCTCCACCTTAGATGGCCCTGCTGGGGGCTCTGGGGCCAGGGGTTCAGCTGAGAAAGGAAGTAGACAATAAGGGCCTCtggattctcaaaaaaaaaaaaaaaaaaaaaaaaaatcctcccttCGGTGCACAGCTCCTCCTCTCAGGCTTCCCAAACTTGGCCTCACTGCTAATGACTCCTCACACCCGGATGGTAGCCAATCTTCCAAGTCACTTTCAGATAGAGAGCACTGTGGGTGGCTGACAATGGGCACTCCTCCCTCTTTActgatgaggacactgaggctcatgGAGATGACAAGACTTGTCCTCCCCTGGCACAGACCTCTTTCCCTCTGCCTCAAAgcccttccatccacccacctccctggGGGCATTCTAAGTCACCCCCACAGCCCTCTAATGCCAGTCCTGCTGCCAGGTCATGCCAGCCCCATCTTACCCGTCTGGTTTTTGAGTTTGAACAAGCTCCTCCCAAGCTTCTGTACCCGAAGTATCTCatgcttcttctcctccttaGATGTGCAAACCTGCccaaagcaaagggggaaaatggccctggagggaggggctggtGAACCTCTAGAGACAGAGTTTGAGAAAGGCCCACCCCCCTTCTGCCAGTTTGTGATTTGGAAAcgtgcattcattcaacaaacatttactgagcatttacagGCCAGGTACAGTTCTTCATAGCAGAGATATAAAACAGCAAAGGACAGACAGGAGCCCTTGGCCCTGAGGTTTCCATTCTAGGGGCCTTTAAATCTCTGACTTTCAGAGCTAACCGAGACCTTTGATACTCTCTACCTCCTCCAGAAACACGAGCATAAAGAGGAGAGATGGCTTGTCCAGACTCAAAAAGCAAATtagggactgaggcaggacagAAATATGGATCCCTGACAACCAGTCAGGCTAGTGCTTCCCGGAGAGGTGACAACCCCAGGGCATGTGTGGCAAGGACTAGAGCAGGGGTGTCTGGAGAAGAGAGAGTCAGCAAagagggcagtgcagaagagCCATGCTGCATGTTCTGTGCTCTGGGGTCCCTCCAGGTGAGACCTGGGTGCCCAGCTCCCCATTTGCCCTTGGCATCAGGGGCCCCTAGCCCCTTTCTTCAGGGCCCCAAGATGAAACTGGAGTCCAGGATTGACCAGCTGTAATCAGGGGACCCCACTGGACTCTTACAAGTGAATTGATGTTTTCAGTGAGTTGACTGATTATTGCGGAGCTTGAATCCAGGGCCACTGCTAGTTCTTGGTACTGGCTCTGAGGTGCATGCAGAGAGAAGGAGTTGGAGGAAGATTGTGGGGAGGGGTAGAGAGAATAATCATTAGGGCTGGTGGGGGTGTGTGGGCTGCCTCAGCTGGCAGAGGGGCAACAAGCCCCTGCTGTGGGAGGAGGTTGGAGGGCTGGCCTGCAGGGTCACTGCATCTCGGCCCAGGGCCTCTGACCTCCAGATCCTCCAGGGTAGCAGAGGATGCACGGCCCTCCCCGTAGATACCTGTTGCTGACTGCAAGAGATGAGAGTGCACATGGAGATGTTCTGTCCCCCCTCACTGTCTAAGCcctctgacttcctttcttcccccaTCAACTGGCAAAAGCTTCTTTTCTGCCTATCTTGGACCCTTTTTCCCATA
Proteins encoded in this window:
- the LOC749630 gene encoding LOW QUALITY PROTEIN: golgin subfamily A member 6-like protein 9 (The sequence of the model RefSeq protein was modified relative to this genomic sequence to represent the inferred CDS: inserted 2 bases in 1 codon); the encoded protein is MPRSSVRFSLFPHVQPIVFKEKLTMKTDSLMEEKLECSLWCCLSDPSIPGRCCVLERRIVPWMRQLHQQLKWLIYGLCRLYNLPNHLDVGMPDQALPMGQLKAYWQRKSPGIPAGANRKKKINGSSPDTATSGGYHSPGDVCTSKEEKKHEILRVQKLGRSLFKLKNQTAEPLAPEPPAGPSKVEQLQDETNHLRKELESVGRQLQAEVENNQMLSLLNRRQEERLREQEERLREQEERLREQEERLREQEERLREQEERLHEQEERLCEQEERLREQEERLCEQKLPGQERLLEEVEKLLEQERQQEEQERLRELERMLELGWEALYEQRAEPRSGFEELNNENKSTLQPEQQVKELKKSGGAEEPRGSESAAAARPVPXSPSPTGAWVCGQAGWTPQEHPGLGGEAVGTGEAAGEAGEAACHSFRAAENREINITII